From Catenulispora sp. MAP5-51, the proteins below share one genomic window:
- a CDS encoding rhomboid family intramembrane serine protease has protein sequence MADIHELELYASAAVVIGAGQPLLIALSGTGPEERSPVQILSAIWRRRPWPWATTVVLAAVLVMIGLQYGVHGLSEHLMRRPDALHDGQWWRVFTALFIQSSGLLQIVINVPALAVAGPVAERCFGPGRWLLIFFGSGVAANIVSEAGWSRHGGGCSIAICGLVGALAAVCLARTANPKRQRVMAIAILAAGVFLGAIENNHGAGLLAGCVLGLAVAWPRKGPRQDPRKGYDRVSVSAPQR, from the coding sequence ATGGCCGACATCCACGAGCTGGAGCTGTACGCGAGCGCGGCGGTCGTCATCGGGGCGGGGCAACCGTTGCTGATCGCGCTGTCCGGCACCGGGCCCGAGGAACGAAGCCCGGTCCAGATCCTGTCGGCGATATGGCGCCGCAGGCCCTGGCCGTGGGCCACCACCGTGGTCCTGGCGGCGGTGCTGGTGATGATCGGCCTGCAGTACGGCGTGCACGGCTTGTCCGAGCATCTGATGCGCCGGCCCGACGCGCTCCACGACGGCCAGTGGTGGCGGGTCTTCACCGCCCTGTTCATCCAGTCCTCCGGGCTGCTCCAGATCGTGATCAACGTGCCCGCGCTGGCCGTCGCGGGCCCCGTCGCCGAGCGCTGCTTCGGCCCCGGTCGCTGGCTGCTGATCTTCTTCGGCAGCGGTGTCGCCGCCAACATCGTCAGCGAGGCGGGCTGGAGCCGGCACGGCGGCGGGTGCTCCATCGCCATCTGCGGGCTCGTGGGGGCGCTGGCCGCGGTGTGCCTGGCGCGTACCGCCAACCCCAAGCGCCAGCGGGTGATGGCGATCGCCATCCTGGCGGCCGGTGTGTTCCTGGGCGCGATCGAGAACAACCACGGCGCGGGTCTGCTGGCCGGATGTGTCCTCGGTCTGGCCGTCGCGTGGCCTCGTAAGGGCCCTCGTCAGGACCCTCGTAAGGGCTATGACCGAGTGTCCGTGTCCGCGCCGCAGAGGTAA
- a CDS encoding ROK family protein — protein MQRRVQPTSEAIRAGNRARVVDILRRSGSATRAELIVRTGLSRATVSSLIGELADRGLVSEYSQSAVDSPGRPPSRLALNRAAGLAIAVDVGVRHVAVAVGDLSRSVLAERWVPLPQGHSAERGMHIVMRSIETTLAEAEADRDQIVGAAISIAAPIAPDSGRLLVPGVLPGWNGPALAEQIGRTWGIPAAVENDANLGALGESVAATPHGQDLLYVKVASRVGLGIAFGSGIYRGRDGYAGEIGHVTSDPDGPQCWCGRRGCLELYAGAEGMLARLGARGIRIDDVNELILRAQAGDADVLAVVGDGTRRLARALGALALVLNPSVIALGGELTALGPLLLDPVHAELATVPFGAPVAVRASALGPRASLMGALALVLSESNRFTDQSCVPTSSNPGRIAAFDAVPAR, from the coding sequence ATGCAGCGCAGGGTGCAGCCGACCAGTGAGGCGATCCGTGCGGGGAACCGTGCGCGGGTCGTCGATATCCTGCGGCGTTCCGGGAGCGCCACGCGGGCTGAGCTGATCGTCCGGACCGGGTTGTCGCGGGCCACGGTGTCCAGTCTGATCGGGGAGCTGGCTGATCGCGGTCTGGTTTCGGAGTACTCACAGTCCGCCGTGGACAGTCCCGGGCGGCCGCCGAGCCGGCTCGCGCTCAACCGGGCCGCGGGGCTGGCCATCGCGGTCGACGTCGGGGTGCGGCATGTGGCCGTCGCGGTCGGGGACCTGTCGCGCAGCGTGCTCGCCGAGCGGTGGGTGCCGTTGCCGCAGGGGCACTCGGCCGAGCGCGGCATGCACATCGTCATGCGGAGCATCGAGACCACGCTCGCCGAGGCCGAGGCGGACCGCGACCAGATCGTCGGGGCGGCCATCAGTATCGCCGCGCCCATCGCGCCGGACAGCGGGCGGCTGCTCGTTCCCGGTGTGCTGCCGGGGTGGAACGGGCCCGCGCTGGCCGAGCAGATCGGCCGGACCTGGGGCATCCCGGCCGCCGTGGAGAACGACGCCAACCTCGGCGCGCTCGGCGAGTCGGTCGCCGCGACGCCCCACGGGCAGGACCTTCTCTACGTCAAGGTCGCCAGCCGGGTCGGGCTCGGGATCGCGTTCGGCTCCGGCATCTACCGCGGGCGCGACGGCTATGCCGGCGAGATCGGCCACGTCACCTCCGACCCGGACGGCCCGCAATGCTGGTGCGGACGCCGGGGATGCCTGGAGCTGTACGCCGGCGCCGAAGGGATGCTCGCCCGGCTCGGCGCGCGCGGGATCCGCATCGACGACGTCAATGAGCTGATTCTCCGGGCCCAGGCCGGCGACGCCGACGTCCTGGCCGTGGTCGGCGACGGCACCCGGCGCCTGGCCCGGGCGCTCGGCGCGCTCGCGCTGGTGCTGAACCCCTCGGTGATCGCCCTCGGCGGCGAGCTGACGGCGCTCGGCCCGCTGCTGCTCGACCCCGTCCACGCCGAGCTCGCGACCGTCCCGTTCGGGGCGCCGGTGGCGGTCCGCGCCTCGGCGCTGGGCCCCCGCGCCTCGCTGATGGGCGCCCTGGCGCTCGTCCTGTCCGAGTCCAACCGCTTCACCGACCAGTCCTGTGTCCCCACCTCCTCGAACCCCGGGCGGATCGCCGCGTTCGACGCTGTCCCCGCCCGGTAG
- a CDS encoding TIM-barrel domain-containing protein yields the protein MPVRPHRRRRWRAATAAVTAGFVLAGTVTAAVSASAATAQSAAKHAVVSGDARFEVLSPTLIRTEYAGNGAFENDPTFNAIGRDGFTPTHFTKTTANGWLTIDTGQEQLRYKVGSGPFTAGNLIITERAGKQSVTSQPWAPPPTPSCQFGVLCEAEGLNLNGVSVASDHSGFTGTGFAAGFQATGNSLTFQVTAATAGTYELAARYANSTGGDGQNVTRTLSVTAGSGAAAQLSLPTTANWDTWAVATVPVTLNAGVNTVTVARTASDSGNVNIDSLAVVTPGASYPGPGAPQAQPCAFGTICQAENGALTGGASLQNNHNDYAGSGFVGGLSSTTAADAIAVTGVPQAGSYQLQLRYANWQTDLGQTGAAGPRTISVAVGSGTPATTTLAQTSSWDSWRTVSIPVTLAAGDNTVTLGCPTADSCHVNLDTVAVVKNNTPLLAPHAALGGYRRGLDGQNGEVLTTPGLLYQDGWSLLDDTSSAIFNSASHQVSQRPSTGGKPYQDGYVFGYGQDYQQGLKDLATLTGPSELLPRWAYGVWYSEYYDHSAADYENTILPTFRSQNTPLDVLVTDTDFKAVSTWDGWEMDPSKFPDPSAYFAWAHSQGLHTTLNVHPSVQQTDPQYPAALAAAGGTLPSCGSGQYCFDWGNPAQLSAYFGLHQQIQNQGDDFWWLDWCCDSSTSSLAGVTPDAWINQNYAWDTDSTVGRGFAFSRAYSSLNAGGYSGSVGLATGPWADKRTTVHFTGDTTSSWATLAMEVGYTPGEASSTGLSAVSHDIGGFNNAGDQTTGSEPGSTKLPDDLYARWVQLGAFQPVDRLHGNHSDRLPWQYGPAAKDSAEKFLNLREDLVPYTYTLAHQATATGVPVTRPTYLQYPDQQDAYAFDDSEYFYGPDVLVAPVTTSGDSATTQVWFPAGSTWTDYFTGQTYQGGTVQNITTGLDTMPVFIKSGGIMATRTGNVTNDDQNPLTSATVTVAEGAPGAFTLYEDNGTTTNTAQSATTDIRYADHKVTIAPAKGTFTGQVRQRSWTVAFQNAQAPTSVTINGVKATADKWTWDSASHTLTVKAPSQSVGQQLVVSYK from the coding sequence ATGCCCGTCCGTCCCCACCGAAGAAGGCGTTGGCGTGCCGCGACCGCGGCTGTCACCGCCGGCTTCGTCCTGGCAGGCACCGTGACCGCCGCCGTGTCGGCGTCGGCCGCGACAGCTCAAAGCGCGGCCAAGCACGCCGTCGTGTCCGGCGACGCAAGGTTCGAAGTCCTCTCACCGACCCTCATCCGCACCGAGTACGCCGGGAACGGCGCCTTCGAGAACGACCCGACGTTCAACGCCATCGGCCGCGACGGCTTCACCCCGACGCACTTCACGAAGACCACCGCGAACGGCTGGCTCACCATCGACACCGGCCAGGAGCAGCTGCGGTACAAGGTCGGTTCCGGCCCCTTCACCGCCGGGAACCTGATCATCACCGAGCGGGCCGGCAAGCAGAGCGTCACCTCCCAGCCCTGGGCGCCGCCCCCGACGCCGTCCTGTCAGTTCGGTGTTCTGTGTGAGGCCGAGGGCCTGAACCTCAACGGCGTTTCGGTTGCCAGCGACCACAGCGGCTTCACCGGAACCGGCTTCGCCGCGGGCTTCCAAGCCACCGGCAACTCGTTGACGTTCCAGGTGACGGCGGCGACGGCGGGCACCTACGAGCTCGCCGCCCGCTACGCCAACAGCACCGGCGGCGACGGCCAGAACGTCACCCGCACCCTGAGCGTGACCGCCGGCAGCGGCGCCGCGGCGCAGCTGAGCCTGCCGACCACGGCCAACTGGGACACCTGGGCCGTCGCCACCGTGCCGGTGACGCTCAACGCCGGAGTCAACACCGTCACCGTCGCGCGCACGGCCTCCGACTCGGGCAACGTGAACATCGACAGCCTGGCCGTCGTCACGCCGGGCGCGAGCTACCCCGGCCCGGGCGCGCCGCAGGCCCAGCCCTGCGCCTTCGGCACGATCTGCCAGGCCGAGAACGGCGCCCTCACCGGTGGCGCCTCCCTGCAGAACAACCACAACGACTACGCCGGATCCGGTTTCGTCGGCGGCCTCAGCTCGACCACCGCCGCCGACGCGATCGCCGTGACCGGCGTGCCGCAGGCCGGCTCGTACCAACTGCAACTGCGCTACGCCAACTGGCAGACCGATCTCGGCCAGACCGGGGCCGCCGGCCCGCGCACGATCTCAGTCGCCGTCGGCTCCGGCACCCCGGCCACCACCACCCTCGCGCAGACCAGCAGCTGGGACAGCTGGCGCACCGTCTCGATCCCCGTCACGCTCGCCGCCGGGGACAACACGGTGACCCTCGGCTGCCCCACCGCAGACTCCTGCCACGTCAACCTCGACACGGTCGCGGTCGTCAAGAACAACACGCCGCTGCTGGCCCCGCACGCCGCGCTCGGCGGCTACCGGCGCGGCCTGGACGGCCAGAACGGCGAGGTCCTGACCACGCCCGGCCTGCTCTACCAGGACGGCTGGTCGCTGCTGGACGACACCTCCTCCGCGATCTTCAACAGCGCGTCGCACCAGGTGTCGCAGCGTCCGTCGACCGGCGGCAAGCCGTACCAGGACGGGTACGTGTTCGGCTACGGCCAGGACTACCAGCAGGGTCTCAAGGACCTCGCCACGCTGACCGGTCCGTCCGAGCTGCTGCCGCGCTGGGCCTACGGCGTCTGGTACTCCGAGTACTACGACCACTCCGCGGCCGACTACGAGAACACCATCCTGCCGACCTTCCGGTCGCAGAACACGCCGCTGGACGTGCTGGTCACGGACACCGACTTCAAGGCCGTCAGCACCTGGGACGGCTGGGAGATGGACCCCTCCAAGTTCCCCGACCCGAGCGCGTACTTCGCCTGGGCGCACTCCCAAGGCCTGCACACCACGCTCAACGTGCACCCGAGCGTCCAGCAGACCGACCCGCAGTACCCCGCGGCGCTGGCCGCGGCCGGGGGCACGCTGCCGTCGTGCGGTTCGGGGCAGTACTGCTTCGACTGGGGCAACCCGGCGCAGCTGTCGGCGTACTTCGGCCTGCACCAGCAGATCCAGAACCAGGGCGACGACTTCTGGTGGCTGGACTGGTGCTGTGACAGCTCCACCTCGTCGCTGGCCGGGGTGACCCCGGACGCGTGGATCAACCAGAACTACGCCTGGGACACCGACTCCACCGTCGGCCGCGGCTTCGCCTTCTCGCGGGCCTACTCCTCGCTCAACGCCGGCGGCTACAGCGGCTCGGTCGGCCTGGCCACCGGACCGTGGGCCGACAAGCGCACCACGGTGCACTTCACCGGCGACACCACTTCCAGCTGGGCCACGCTGGCCATGGAGGTCGGATACACCCCCGGGGAGGCTTCCTCGACCGGCCTGTCCGCAGTGAGCCACGACATCGGCGGCTTCAACAACGCCGGCGACCAGACCACCGGCTCCGAGCCCGGCAGCACCAAGCTGCCGGACGACCTCTACGCCCGCTGGGTGCAGCTCGGCGCCTTCCAGCCCGTCGACCGGCTGCACGGCAACCACAGCGACCGGCTGCCCTGGCAGTACGGCCCGGCGGCGAAGGACTCCGCGGAGAAGTTCCTGAACCTGCGCGAGGACCTGGTGCCCTACACCTACACCCTGGCCCATCAGGCCACCGCGACCGGCGTCCCGGTGACCCGTCCGACCTACCTGCAGTACCCGGACCAGCAGGACGCCTACGCGTTCGACGACAGCGAGTACTTCTACGGTCCCGACGTCCTGGTGGCGCCGGTGACCACGTCGGGCGACTCGGCGACCACCCAGGTGTGGTTCCCGGCCGGCAGCACCTGGACGGACTACTTCACCGGCCAGACCTACCAGGGCGGCACCGTCCAGAACATCACGACCGGCCTGGACACCATGCCGGTGTTCATCAAGTCCGGCGGCATCATGGCGACCCGCACGGGCAACGTCACCAACGACGACCAGAACCCGCTGACGAGCGCCACGGTGACGGTCGCCGAAGGCGCACCCGGCGCGTTCACCCTCTACGAGGACAACGGCACGACCACCAACACCGCCCAGAGCGCGACGACCGACATCCGCTACGCCGACCACAAGGTGACCATCGCCCCGGCGAAGGGCACCTTCACCGGCCAGGTGCGTCAGCGGTCGTGGACGGTCGCGTTCCAGAACGCACAGGCACCCACGTCGGTGACGATCAACGGAGTGAAGGCCACGGCTGACAAGTGGACGTGGGACAGCGCGTCCCACACGCTCACCGTCAAGGCGCCGAGCCAGTCGGTGGGCCAACAGTTGGTGGTCAGCTACAAGTAG
- a CDS encoding FAD-binding oxidoreductase, whose translation MSARLRRQVAEPPGGGQAEPHGLAPMPGSAPHIGIVGYTLGGGLSPVFGRSRGYAADHVVSIDVVTADGELRTATADDDPDLFWALRGCKGNFGVVTAIEIELFPVTRVYAGGLYFPGERSAEILYAWRTSSGSTTMSARWNQDSETSAPPGWLPGGADMGLPGYVVATCS comes from the coding sequence ATGAGCGCGCGCCTGCGCCGCCAGGTCGCCGAGCCGCCTGGCGGCGGCCAGGCCGAGCCGCACGGCTTGGCGCCGATGCCCGGGTCCGCGCCGCACATCGGCATCGTCGGCTACACCCTCGGCGGCGGGCTCAGCCCCGTATTCGGCCGCAGCAGGGGATACGCGGCAGACCATGTCGTCTCCATCGACGTCGTCACCGCCGACGGGGAGCTGCGCACGGCCACCGCGGACGACGACCCGGACCTGTTCTGGGCTCTGCGCGGCTGCAAGGGCAACTTCGGCGTGGTCACCGCGATCGAGATCGAGCTGTTCCCGGTCACCCGCGTTTACGCCGGCGGCCTCTACTTCCCCGGCGAGCGCAGCGCCGAGATCCTGTACGCCTGGCGGACCTCTTCCGGGTCAACCACAATGTCCGCCCGCTGGAATCAGGACTCTGAGACGTCGGCCCCGCCCGGATGGCTTCCGGGCGGGGCCGATATGGGACTACCTGGCTACGTGGTGGCTACTTGTAGCTGA